A genomic segment from Sphingopyxis sp. DBS4 encodes:
- the thiS gene encoding sulfur carrier protein ThiS, whose translation MSLITIILNGEPRQVRAGSIADLVASLGLDVKKVAVERNREIVPRSTLADVALAEGDVLEIVHFVGGG comes from the coding sequence ATGTCCCTCATCACCATCATCCTCAACGGCGAACCGCGGCAGGTGCGCGCAGGCAGCATCGCCGACCTCGTCGCGTCGCTGGGGCTCGACGTGAAGAAGGTCGCGGTCGAGCGCAATCGCGAAATCGTGCCGCGCTCGACGCTGGCCGATGTCGCGCTCGCCGAGGGCGATGTGCTGGAAATCGTTCATTTCGTGGGCGGCGGCTAA
- a CDS encoding DUF1330 domain-containing protein, translating into MTDRHVDPERAQFDAFKALPRNTVIHMLNLVRFKDKATYPADHPLAGANLSGAEAYANYGRDSGAVFERLGGRIVWRGAMEAMVIGPDGEHWDAMFVAEYPNSGAFMAMVTDPVYRLAVVHRQAAVETSRLIRTAPRETGSGQFAD; encoded by the coding sequence ATGACCGACCGCCACGTCGACCCAGAGCGCGCGCAGTTCGACGCCTTCAAGGCGCTGCCGCGCAACACGGTGATCCACATGCTCAACCTCGTCCGCTTCAAGGACAAGGCGACCTATCCCGCCGATCACCCGCTCGCAGGCGCGAACCTCAGCGGGGCGGAGGCCTATGCGAACTACGGTCGCGACAGCGGGGCGGTGTTCGAGCGGCTCGGCGGCCGCATCGTCTGGCGCGGCGCGATGGAGGCGATGGTGATCGGCCCCGACGGCGAACATTGGGACGCGATGTTCGTCGCCGAATATCCGAACAGCGGCGCCTTCATGGCGATGGTGACCGACCCGGTCTATCGCCTGGCGGTCGTCCACCGCCAGGCCGCGGTCGAAACCTCGCGGCTGATCCGCACGGCGCCGCGCGAGACCGGATCGGGGCAGTTCGCCGATTGA
- a CDS encoding Crp/Fnr family transcriptional regulator: MVASQGAWSREDRLAALRLCPLFAGWPEARLAEVAAIARAEPYRRGAEIFARDPERREAFVIAAGEVEVSRASAAGKKFVLSLQGPHEILAIVRLLAEPPIHYVYTAYEDSVLLHLPCDGLAAILDADPILWRDIALLMCARHGDSLRQLNNQKLGSLEQRMAATLADLARIHGVAGPAGIELALRLPQEQLGAMLGVTRQSINKLLRGFEAAGLIAVDYNRVTILSPAALDDIAASG; this comes from the coding sequence ATGGTAGCGAGCCAAGGAGCATGGTCGCGCGAGGACCGTCTCGCCGCGCTTCGCCTCTGCCCGCTGTTCGCGGGCTGGCCCGAGGCGCGGCTTGCCGAGGTCGCGGCGATCGCGCGCGCCGAGCCATATCGGCGTGGCGCCGAAATCTTCGCGCGCGATCCCGAACGGCGCGAGGCGTTCGTCATCGCCGCGGGCGAGGTCGAGGTCAGCCGCGCGTCGGCGGCGGGCAAGAAATTCGTGCTGAGCCTGCAGGGGCCGCACGAAATCCTTGCGATCGTCCGCCTGCTTGCCGAGCCGCCGATCCATTATGTCTATACCGCTTATGAGGACAGCGTGCTGCTGCACCTGCCGTGCGACGGGCTGGCGGCGATCCTCGATGCCGATCCCATTCTCTGGCGCGACATCGCGTTGTTGATGTGCGCGCGGCACGGCGACAGCCTGCGTCAGCTCAACAATCAGAAGCTCGGCTCGCTTGAACAGCGGATGGCGGCGACTCTCGCCGATCTTGCGCGGATTCACGGTGTTGCGGGCCCCGCGGGGATCGAACTGGCGCTGCGCCTGCCGCAGGAACAGCTCGGCGCGATGCTCGGCGTGACGCGACAGAGCATCAACAAACTGCTGCGCGGGTTCGAGGCGGCGGGGCTGATCGCGGTCGACTATAATCGCGTCACGATCCTGAGCCCGGCGGCGCTCGACGACATCGCCGCGAGCGGATGA
- a CDS encoding DUF1254 domain-containing protein, with the protein MKSLLALLAMAAAFVTGAAYAAPVSEDDAYAIGLEAYTYAYPMVLMETTRRVSTNASEGRMRAPMNRFGHMRTYPDATFKDVVRPNADTLYSPLWFDVGKEPLIITLPKTAGRYHVVPIMDMWTDVFAALGTRTTGNDGGIVALVGPRWQGTLPKGMRMVRSPTEMGWIIGRIQTNGAADYDHVHALQASYAATPLSGWGKPQAPAALKSDPTIDMKTPPVEQVANMTPAAFFALFAETLKHNPPHASDYAVLARIERVGLVPGQSFDLAAADPAVQRGLTRAAADAWQRIVNRRKGVALTRNNWVAMGNALGVYGNDYLQRAFVAFAGLGALPPEEAIYPMAPLDGDGKPLTGASRYVLHFDKDQIPPADAFWSLTMYGADQFFVANPIDRFAIGDRDKLTFNADGSLDLYIQKDNPGADKEANWLPAPDGPFSMNLRLYLPRRPALEGSWIAPPVKRVP; encoded by the coding sequence ATGAAAAGCCTGCTTGCCCTTCTGGCAATGGCGGCCGCCTTCGTGACCGGCGCGGCCTATGCCGCGCCGGTCAGCGAGGACGACGCCTATGCCATCGGCCTCGAGGCCTATACCTACGCCTATCCGATGGTGCTGATGGAAACCACGCGCCGCGTGTCGACCAACGCGAGCGAAGGCCGGATGCGCGCGCCGATGAACCGGTTCGGGCATATGCGGACCTATCCCGACGCGACCTTCAAGGACGTCGTGCGCCCCAATGCCGACACGCTCTATTCGCCGCTGTGGTTCGATGTCGGCAAGGAGCCGCTGATCATCACCCTGCCGAAAACGGCGGGCCGTTATCATGTCGTGCCGATCATGGACATGTGGACCGACGTGTTCGCCGCGCTCGGCACGCGCACCACCGGCAATGACGGCGGCATCGTCGCGCTCGTCGGGCCGCGTTGGCAGGGGACGCTGCCGAAGGGCATGCGGATGGTGCGCAGCCCGACCGAGATGGGCTGGATCATCGGCCGCATCCAGACCAACGGCGCCGCCGATTACGACCATGTTCACGCCCTCCAGGCGAGCTATGCCGCGACGCCGCTGTCGGGCTGGGGCAAGCCGCAGGCGCCCGCGGCGCTGAAGTCTGATCCGACGATCGACATGAAGACGCCGCCGGTCGAGCAGGTCGCGAACATGACCCCCGCCGCCTTCTTCGCGCTGTTCGCCGAAACGCTGAAGCACAATCCGCCGCACGCCAGCGACTATGCGGTACTGGCGCGGATCGAGCGCGTCGGGCTGGTTCCGGGGCAGAGCTTCGACCTCGCCGCCGCCGATCCGGCGGTGCAGCGCGGGCTGACGCGCGCCGCCGCCGATGCGTGGCAGCGGATCGTGAACCGGCGAAAGGGCGTCGCGCTCACCCGCAACAATTGGGTCGCGATGGGCAATGCGCTCGGCGTCTATGGCAATGATTATCTCCAGCGCGCCTTCGTCGCCTTTGCCGGTCTCGGCGCGTTGCCGCCCGAGGAAGCCATTTATCCGATGGCGCCGCTCGACGGCGACGGCAAGCCGCTGACCGGCGCGTCGCGCTATGTCCTCCATTTCGACAAGGATCAGATTCCGCCCGCCGACGCCTTCTGGTCGCTGACCATGTATGGCGCCGACCAGTTCTTCGTCGCCAACCCGATCGACCGCTTCGCGATCGGCGACCGCGACAAGCTGACCTTCAACGCCGACGGCTCGCTCGACCTTTATATTCAAAAGGACAATCCGGGCGCCGACAAGGAAGCCAACTGGCTGCCCGCCCCCGACGGGCCGTTCAGCATGAACCTGCGCCTCTACCTCCCGCGCCGCCCGGCGCTCGAAGGAAGCTGGATCGCGCCGCCGGTCAAGCGGGTGCCCTAG
- a CDS encoding bifunctional sulfur carrier protein/thiazole synthase protein, translated as MDKIDSWSVAGRTFTSRLIVGTGKYKDFEQNAAAVEASGAEIVTVAVRRVNVSDPNAPMLTDYIDPKKITYLPNTAGCFNADDAIRTLRLAREAGGWDLVKLEVLGEAKTLYPNMRETLEATEVLAKEGFLPMVYCVDDPIAAKQLEDAGAVAVMPLGAPIGSGLGIQNRVTIRLIVEGASVPVLVDAGVGTASDAAVAMELGCDGVLMNTAIAEAKDPIRMARAMKLAVEAGRDAYLSGRMGQRRYADPSSPLAGLI; from the coding sequence GTGGACAAGATCGACAGTTGGAGCGTTGCCGGACGGACCTTCACGTCGCGGCTGATCGTCGGTACCGGTAAATATAAGGATTTCGAGCAGAACGCCGCCGCGGTCGAAGCCTCGGGGGCCGAAATCGTCACCGTCGCGGTGCGCCGGGTCAATGTGTCGGACCCGAATGCGCCGATGCTCACCGACTATATCGATCCGAAGAAAATCACCTACCTGCCCAATACCGCGGGCTGCTTCAACGCCGACGATGCGATCCGCACGCTGCGGCTGGCGCGCGAGGCCGGCGGCTGGGATCTGGTGAAGCTGGAAGTGCTGGGCGAGGCGAAGACGCTTTATCCGAACATGCGCGAGACGCTCGAGGCGACCGAGGTGCTCGCCAAGGAAGGCTTCCTGCCGATGGTCTATTGCGTCGACGACCCGATCGCCGCGAAGCAGCTCGAGGATGCGGGCGCGGTCGCGGTCATGCCGCTCGGCGCGCCGATCGGGTCCGGCCTCGGCATCCAGAACCGCGTGACGATCCGCCTGATCGTCGAGGGCGCGTCGGTGCCGGTGCTCGTCGATGCCGGCGTCGGCACCGCGAGCGATGCGGCGGTCGCGATGGAACTCGGATGTGACGGCGTGCTGATGAACACCGCGATCGCGGAAGCCAAAGACCCCATTCGCATGGCGCGCGCGATGAAGCTCGCGGTCGAGGCGGGGCGCGACGCCTATCTGTCGGGCCGCATGGGACAGCGGCGCTATGCCGATCCGTCGAGCCCGCTCGCGGGGTTGATCTGA
- the accB gene encoding acetyl-CoA carboxylase biotin carboxyl carrier protein: protein MGDHKDNGINIDPAFVRALAELLDDTQLSEIEVEDGDRKVRVARTLTAAAAPVAYAPAPVAAPAAAAPAAPAPAAAPAPAADAFADAVKSPMVGTVYLAPEPGAPNFAAPGSAVKAGDTILIIEAMKVMNPIVAPAAGTLKAVHVENSQPVEFDQPLFTIG, encoded by the coding sequence ATGGGTGACCATAAAGACAATGGCATCAACATCGATCCGGCGTTCGTGCGCGCGCTCGCCGAGCTGCTCGACGACACGCAGCTTTCGGAAATCGAGGTCGAGGACGGCGACCGCAAGGTGCGCGTCGCGCGCACGCTGACCGCCGCCGCGGCGCCCGTCGCCTATGCGCCCGCTCCCGTCGCAGCGCCTGCCGCTGCCGCCCCCGCGGCTCCGGCCCCTGCGGCCGCACCGGCCCCCGCCGCCGACGCTTTCGCCGACGCGGTGAAGTCGCCGATGGTCGGCACCGTCTATCTCGCGCCCGAACCCGGCGCCCCCAATTTCGCCGCGCCCGGATCGGCCGTGAAGGCCGGCGACACGATCCTGATCATCGAGGCAATGAAGGTGATGAACCCGATCGTCGCCCCCGCCGCGGGCACGCTGAAGGCCGTGCATGTCGAGAACAGCCAGCCGGTCGAGTTCGACCAGCCGCTGTTCACCATCGGCTGA
- a CDS encoding VOC family protein codes for MAVARIIPNRYTDDPKAGAGFFNEVLGLETAMAMDFITIYRSAAQPMAQISILSEDPSGLRPAYSVGVDDVDAVHARAVEAGHEIVYALRDEPWGVRRFFVRDPLGDIANIVQNKD; via the coding sequence ATGGCCGTCGCGCGCATCATACCCAATCGCTACACGGATGATCCGAAGGCGGGGGCGGGCTTCTTCAACGAGGTGCTGGGGCTGGAGACCGCGATGGCGATGGATTTCATCACCATCTATCGCTCGGCCGCGCAGCCGATGGCGCAGATCAGCATTCTCAGCGAAGACCCGTCGGGGCTGCGTCCCGCCTATTCGGTCGGCGTCGACGATGTCGACGCGGTCCATGCGCGCGCCGTCGAAGCGGGGCACGAGATCGTCTATGCCCTGCGCGACGAGCCATGGGGCGTCCGCCGCTTCTTCGTTCGCGACCCGCTCGGCGACATCGCGAATATCGTTCAGAACAAGGATTGA
- the rarD gene encoding EamA family transporter RarD translates to MAPSSAPAGSDRGGLPYALAAYTIWGFVPLFFKLLESVPAVEVLAQRIIWSLPLCFLIMVFRRQISGYLAALRDPRVLRMLLASALLIAVNWLVYIFAIFTGHVLAASLGYYLNPLINVMLGMLFLGERLGRLQLVAVVIAGIGVAILLAGALDTLWISLTLALTFGFYGLIRKIVPVGSLPGLAIETTLLMPLALAAAGWYLWVGDARGFGADSSISLLLMAGGIVTAVPLLLFATAARRMSYAALGFAQYLAPTLQFLLGLFAFHEPLKPVQLACFVLIWISIAVFSFDMWRKMRAERMGGSI, encoded by the coding sequence ATGGCACCTTCCTCCGCCCCCGCGGGGAGCGATCGGGGCGGCCTGCCCTATGCGCTCGCCGCCTATACGATCTGGGGCTTTGTCCCGCTGTTCTTCAAACTGCTCGAAAGCGTCCCGGCGGTCGAGGTGCTGGCGCAGCGCATCATCTGGTCGCTGCCGCTCTGCTTTCTCATCATGGTCTTTCGCCGCCAGATCTCCGGCTATCTCGCGGCGCTCCGCGACCCGCGCGTGCTGCGGATGCTGCTTGCGAGCGCGCTGCTGATCGCGGTCAACTGGCTCGTCTATATCTTCGCGATCTTCACCGGCCACGTCCTTGCAGCAAGCCTCGGCTATTATCTCAATCCGCTGATCAATGTGATGCTGGGGATGCTCTTTCTGGGCGAACGGCTCGGCCGGCTGCAACTCGTCGCGGTCGTCATCGCAGGGATAGGGGTCGCGATTCTGCTCGCGGGCGCGCTCGACACGCTGTGGATCAGCCTGACGCTGGCGCTGACCTTCGGTTTCTATGGCCTGATCCGCAAGATCGTGCCGGTGGGCTCGCTGCCCGGCCTCGCGATCGAGACGACGCTGCTGATGCCTTTGGCGCTCGCGGCCGCCGGCTGGTATCTGTGGGTCGGCGACGCGCGCGGTTTCGGGGCGGACAGTTCGATCAGTCTGCTGCTGATGGCGGGCGGGATCGTGACCGCGGTGCCGCTGCTGCTGTTCGCGACCGCGGCGCGGCGGATGAGCTACGCCGCGCTCGGCTTCGCGCAATATCTGGCGCCGACGCTGCAATTCCTGCTCGGCCTGTTCGCGTTCCACGAACCGCTGAAACCCGTGCAACTCGCTTGCTTCGTGCTGATCTGGATCAGCATCGCGGTGTTCAGCTTCGACATGTGGAGGAAGATGCGCGCCGAGCGGATGGGCGGATCGATCTGA
- a CDS encoding type II toxin-antitoxin system RelE/ParE family toxin, producing the protein MTAILFRKEAEADLRAIVDHYENIAPESLPNILSDIYRTIDQLGHYPRSGMQVPDRPFRRIVTIKYHFKIAYEIHEDRIAILGVFRYQDRER; encoded by the coding sequence ATGACGGCGATCCTTTTCCGCAAGGAGGCGGAAGCCGATCTGCGCGCCATCGTCGATCATTATGAAAATATCGCCCCGGAGTCGCTTCCGAACATCCTGTCGGACATATATCGCACGATCGACCAACTCGGGCACTATCCGCGCTCGGGCATGCAGGTTCCGGACCGGCCGTTCCGGCGCATCGTGACGATCAAATATCATTTCAAGATCGCATACGAGATTCACGAGGACCGGATCGCGATATTGGGTGTTTTTCGCTATCAGGATCGCGAACGCTGA
- a CDS encoding L,D-transpeptidase family protein: MVKNSPLALRHPAALLLPLTLLAAPAVAQTNVKEDSVVLQPDKVKDDAPVVETMTQANLPDWSKANAKALLGFIQTVGDEGLFAKDYNPDALQAAIDGGDQDKLDQVATDSFLLLATHLRDGRTPNVARKQWFMTDSDAETEPLVALLTSALTSNSVPAALAGLDPVHPNFAVLKTALKSAKTPADANAIRVNMERWRWMPRDLGERYVVSNVPEYLTRVIHGGTVIATHKAVVGKPSTPTPQLNPMATGIIVNPTWTLPKSIIAEGIGATIANNPARARAQGYTWTGSGKTLSVVQQPGANNALGVMKMEMLNPHAIYLHDTPSKGAFAAAARAFSHGCIRTERALHFSGLMAVYFAGKSPEEFGEAIASGKTTKFSFDDPFPVYVAYWTVVPGAKGGITKLADIYGRDAPVVASFAKPGRAAAVVISPNPPVVVPTAPVTPAATQAGKLGDSGIY; encoded by the coding sequence ATGGTCAAAAACTCCCCCCTCGCCCTGCGCCACCCCGCGGCGCTGCTCCTCCCCCTGACGCTGCTTGCTGCCCCCGCGGTCGCGCAGACCAACGTCAAGGAGGATTCGGTCGTCCTGCAGCCCGACAAGGTCAAGGACGACGCCCCCGTCGTCGAAACGATGACACAGGCCAACCTGCCCGACTGGTCGAAGGCAAACGCCAAGGCGCTGCTCGGCTTCATCCAGACCGTCGGCGACGAAGGACTCTTCGCCAAGGACTATAATCCCGACGCGCTGCAGGCCGCGATCGACGGCGGCGATCAGGACAAGCTCGATCAGGTCGCGACCGACAGCTTCCTGCTACTTGCGACGCACCTGCGCGACGGCCGCACGCCGAACGTGGCGCGCAAGCAGTGGTTCATGACCGACAGCGACGCAGAGACCGAGCCGCTGGTCGCATTGCTGACCTCGGCGCTGACCTCCAATTCGGTCCCCGCGGCGCTCGCCGGGCTCGACCCGGTGCATCCTAATTTCGCGGTGCTGAAGACCGCGCTCAAGAGCGCGAAAACCCCCGCCGACGCCAATGCGATCCGCGTCAACATGGAACGCTGGCGCTGGATGCCCCGCGATCTCGGCGAGCGCTATGTCGTCAGCAACGTCCCCGAATATCTGACCCGCGTCATCCATGGCGGCACGGTGATCGCGACGCACAAGGCGGTCGTCGGCAAGCCGTCGACCCCGACGCCGCAGCTCAACCCGATGGCAACCGGCATCATCGTCAACCCGACCTGGACGCTGCCCAAGAGCATTATCGCCGAAGGCATCGGCGCGACGATCGCGAACAATCCGGCGCGCGCCCGCGCGCAGGGCTATACCTGGACGGGCAGCGGCAAGACGCTGTCGGTCGTCCAGCAGCCGGGCGCGAACAATGCGCTCGGCGTGATGAAGATGGAGATGCTCAACCCGCACGCCATCTATCTTCACGACACGCCGTCAAAGGGCGCGTTCGCCGCCGCCGCGCGCGCCTTCAGCCATGGCTGCATCCGCACCGAGCGCGCGCTGCATTTCTCGGGCCTGATGGCGGTCTATTTCGCCGGCAAGAGCCCCGAGGAATTCGGCGAGGCGATCGCCAGCGGCAAGACGACGAAGTTCAGCTTCGACGACCCCTTCCCCGTCTATGTCGCCTATTGGACGGTGGTTCCGGGCGCCAAGGGCGGCATCACCAAGCTCGCCGACATCTATGGCCGCGACGCCCCCGTCGTCGCGAGCTTCGCCAAACCCGGCCGCGCCGCGGCGGTGGTGATCTCGCCCAATCCGCCGGTCGTGGTGCCGACGGCGCCGGTGACGCCGGCGGCGACACAGGCCGGCAAGCTGGGCGATAGCGGGATTTATTGA
- a CDS encoding CsbD family protein, translating to MGELTDKAKGLANEAAGNVKQAVGKATDNERLRAEGVAQERKGEAQNLKGKVKGALGDKI from the coding sequence GTGGGTGAACTGACGGACAAGGCCAAGGGCCTCGCCAACGAAGCTGCCGGCAATGTGAAGCAGGCGGTCGGCAAGGCGACCGACAACGAACGGCTGCGCGCCGAAGGCGTGGCGCAGGAGCGCAAGGGCGAAGCCCAGAATCTGAAGGGCAAGGTCAAGGGCGCGCTCGGCGACAAAATCTGA
- a CDS encoding glycine zipper 2TM domain-containing protein yields MRILTKGMMGLFVAASVVGTAPAYAGVSTAVPGYHQAEASADYYKKRKHNRNYYASRDQRVNSNTRIWRGSDGRYRCKKDNGTTGLLIGGAVGGLAGHEIAGNGDKLLGTVLGAAGGALLGREIDKDKYRCR; encoded by the coding sequence ATGCGTATCTTGACCAAAGGCATGATGGGCCTGTTCGTCGCGGCCAGCGTCGTCGGCACCGCGCCCGCCTATGCCGGCGTGTCGACGGCCGTCCCCGGCTATCATCAGGCCGAGGCGTCGGCGGATTATTACAAGAAGCGCAAGCATAACCGCAATTATTACGCCTCGCGCGACCAGCGCGTGAACAGCAACACGCGCATCTGGCGCGGCAGCGACGGCCGTTACCGCTGCAAGAAGGACAATGGCACGACCGGCCTCCTGATCGGCGGCGCGGTCGGCGGCCTCGCCGGCCACGAGATCGCGGGCAATGGCGACAAGCTGCTCGGCACCGTGCTCGGCGCCGCGGGCGGCGCGCTGCTCGGCCGTGAGATCGACAAGGACAAATATCGCTGCCGCTAA
- a CDS encoding type II 3-dehydroquinate dehydratase, producing the protein MSETPLVYVLSGPNLNLLGTREPEIYGHDTLNDIHARLEARAAELGLRVECRQTNHEGVLIDWLHEAYVEGAKAVLLNAGGYTHTSIAIHDAIKSIKVPVIEVHLSDPMQREPFRHVSYVGMAAAAHFAGHGAQSYTLALDAAARL; encoded by the coding sequence TTGTCCGAAACGCCGCTCGTCTATGTCCTTTCCGGCCCCAATCTCAATCTGCTCGGCACCCGCGAGCCCGAGATTTACGGCCATGATACGCTGAACGACATTCACGCGCGGCTGGAGGCGCGGGCCGCCGAACTCGGGCTCCGCGTCGAATGTCGGCAGACCAATCACGAGGGCGTGCTGATCGACTGGTTGCACGAGGCCTATGTCGAGGGCGCCAAGGCGGTGCTGCTCAATGCGGGCGGCTATACCCACACCTCGATCGCGATCCACGACGCGATCAAGTCGATCAAGGTGCCGGTGATCGAGGTCCATCTGTCGGACCCGATGCAGCGTGAGCCGTTCCGCCATGTGAGCTATGTCGGCATGGCCGCCGCCGCGCATTTTGCAGGCCATGGCGCGCAAAGCTATACGCTGGCGCTGGACGCCGCCGCCCGTCTCTGA
- a CDS encoding GNAT family N-acetyltransferase, with amino-acid sequence MLNGPLLVTERLILRPPATEDFDAFAGMCAEEETMRFIGGTCPRSAAWRQWCTLAGAWHIRGFSMFSVIERDSGEWVGRLGPWEPDGWPAPEIGYGVRAKFAGKGYAFEGAVAACDFAVEFLKWPELMHSIDPANTRSQALAKRLGATNSGPTRLPAPFENAPVDAWTQSADAWRAKRKEFQP; translated from the coding sequence ATGTTGAACGGCCCCCTGCTCGTGACCGAGCGGCTGATCCTGCGCCCGCCCGCAACCGAGGATTTCGACGCCTTTGCCGGCATGTGCGCCGAAGAAGAGACGATGCGCTTCATCGGCGGCACCTGCCCGCGCTCGGCGGCATGGCGCCAATGGTGCACGCTGGCCGGCGCATGGCACATTCGCGGCTTTTCGATGTTCTCAGTGATCGAGCGCGACAGCGGCGAATGGGTCGGCCGCCTCGGCCCGTGGGAGCCCGACGGCTGGCCCGCGCCCGAAATCGGCTATGGCGTGCGGGCGAAATTCGCCGGCAAGGGCTATGCCTTCGAGGGCGCAGTCGCGGCGTGCGACTTCGCGGTCGAATTTCTGAAATGGCCCGAACTGATGCATAGCATCGATCCCGCCAACACGCGCTCGCAGGCGCTGGCGAAGCGGCTCGGCGCGACGAACAGCGGCCCGACCCGCCTCCCCGCCCCGTTCGAGAATGCCCCGGTCGACGCCTGGACGCAAAGCGCCGACGCCTGGCGCGCGAAACGCAAGGAGTTCCAGCCATGA
- the accC gene encoding acetyl-CoA carboxylase biotin carboxylase subunit: MAIEKLLIANRGEIALRIHRACHEMGIKTVAVHSTADTDAMHVRLADEAVCIGPPAAKDSYLNIPAIISAAEITGADAIHPGYGFLSENERFAEIIEAHNMIFVGPKPEHIRTMGDKVEAKRTAVKLGLPVVPGSPGAVTFSEETKKLAQDIGYPVLIKAASGGGGRGMKVVPDEDSLESLMGQASSEAAAAFGDPTVYMEKYLGNPRHIEFQVFGDGNGNAIHLGERDCSLQRRHQKVLEEAPSPIISAEERARMGGICADAMAKMGYRGAGTIEFLWENGEFFFIEMNTRIQVEHPVTEMITGFDLVREQIRIAGGAGLSVRQEDLEFRGHAMECRINAEDPRSFLPSPGKVTSYHAAGGMHVRVDSGLYAGYSIPPYYDSMIGKLIVYGRSRESCMMRMRRALGEMVIGGVKTNIPLHQALLADPDVIHGDYTIKWLEEWLARQDEEGQA; this comes from the coding sequence ATGGCTATCGAAAAACTCCTGATCGCCAACCGCGGCGAGATCGCGCTGCGCATCCACCGTGCGTGCCACGAAATGGGCATCAAGACGGTCGCGGTCCATTCGACCGCCGACACCGACGCGATGCACGTCCGCCTCGCCGACGAAGCCGTCTGCATCGGGCCGCCCGCGGCAAAGGACAGCTATCTCAACATTCCGGCGATCATCTCGGCGGCCGAGATCACCGGCGCCGACGCGATCCACCCCGGCTACGGCTTCCTGTCGGAGAACGAGCGCTTCGCCGAGATCATCGAAGCGCACAACATGATCTTCGTCGGGCCGAAGCCCGAGCACATCCGCACCATGGGCGACAAGGTCGAGGCGAAGCGCACCGCGGTCAAGCTCGGCCTGCCGGTGGTTCCGGGTTCGCCCGGCGCGGTGACGTTCAGCGAGGAGACCAAGAAGCTCGCGCAGGACATCGGCTATCCGGTGCTGATCAAGGCCGCGTCGGGCGGCGGCGGGCGCGGCATGAAGGTCGTTCCCGACGAGGACAGCCTCGAAAGCCTGATGGGCCAGGCGTCGAGCGAAGCGGCGGCCGCCTTCGGCGATCCGACCGTTTACATGGAAAAATATCTCGGCAATCCGCGCCACATCGAATTTCAGGTCTTCGGCGACGGCAACGGCAACGCGATCCATCTCGGCGAGCGCGACTGCTCGCTCCAGCGCCGCCATCAGAAGGTGCTCGAGGAAGCCCCCTCGCCGATCATCTCGGCCGAGGAGCGCGCGCGCATGGGCGGCATCTGCGCCGACGCGATGGCGAAGATGGGTTATCGCGGCGCCGGGACGATCGAATTCCTGTGGGAAAATGGCGAATTCTTCTTCATCGAGATGAACACGCGCATCCAGGTCGAGCATCCGGTGACCGAGATGATCACCGGCTTCGACCTCGTCCGCGAACAGATCCGCATCGCGGGCGGCGCGGGCCTGTCGGTCCGCCAGGAGGATCTCGAATTCCGCGGCCATGCGATGGAATGCCGCATCAATGCCGAGGATCCGCGCAGCTTCCTGCCCTCGCCGGGTAAGGTGACAAGCTATCACGCCGCGGGCGGCATGCACGTCCGCGTCGATAGCGGGCTCTACGCCGGCTATTCGATCCCGCCCTATTACGACAGCATGATCGGCAAGCTGATCGTCTATGGCCGCAGCCGCGAAAGCTGCATGATGCGGATGCGCCGCGCGCTCGGGGAAATGGTGATCGGCGGGGTCAAGACGAACATTCCGCTGCATCAGGCTTTGCTCGCCGACCCCGACGTGATCCACGGCGACTACACGATCAAATGGCTGGAGGAATGGCTCGCACGACAGGATGAAGAGGGCCAGGCTTAA